One window of the Populus nigra chromosome 4, ddPopNigr1.1, whole genome shotgun sequence genome contains the following:
- the LOC133691215 gene encoding AP2-like ethylene-responsive transcription factor ANT, which translates to MKSTGDNNNGSNNNWLGFSLSPHMKMEVASDPQHHHQYHHQNHAPTAVSVSAAVPTSFYLSTTHFNSPGISYGVGENDGFHSPLSVMPLKSDGSLCIMEALTRSQPEGMVSSPSPKLEDFLGGATIESHQYSSHEREAMALSLDSLYYHQNSEPSTNRQHSLDLHEPFRQQDQQFSVQPHPYYSGIAFQGLYQAPLEGETKGTQLADCNSHIPQMGDDELPCLKNWVARHYSSQSALEQQINSSMVNDGGSSCSVSALGCGDLQSLSLSMSPGSQSSCITAPRQISPTGAECAAIETKKRGPAKVGQKQPVHRKSIDTFGQRTSQYRGVTRHRWTGRYEAHLWDNSCKKEGQTRKGRQVYLGGYDMEEKAARAYDLAALKYWGPSTHINFPLENYQEELEEMKNMSRQEYVAHLRRKSSGFSRGASIYRGVTRHHQHGRWQARIGRVAGNKDLYLGTFSTQEEAAEAYDIAAIKFRGVNAVTNFNITRYDVDRIMASNTLLAGELARRNRDTESSIEAINYNSSTHDNGVPYQSSQEPSNACGESLDQKSMSSGNYRGSSFSVALQNLIGIDHSVNSSQLVVDESAKLGTLLSNPSSLVTSLSSSREPSPDKTATTMFFAKPPLASKFVSPTTSVTPWFQAAQLRPAAIPMSHLPVFAAWNDT; encoded by the exons ATGAAATCTACGGGTGATAACAACAATGGAAGTAATAATAACTGGTTAGGCTTCTCTCTCTCACCCCACATGAAAATGGAGGTTGCTTCTGACCCCCAACATCATCATCAGTACCATCATCAAAACCATGCTCCTACTGCTGTTTCTGTTTCTGCTGCGGTTCCAACAAGTTTCTACCTATCTACCACTCACTTCAACAGCCCTGGAATCAGTTATGGAGTTGGAGAAAATGATGGCTTTCACTCTCCTCTGTCTGTTATGCCCCTCAAGTCTGATGGGTCTCTTTGTATCATGGAAGCTCTCACTAGATCACAACCTGAAG GAATGGTGTCGAGTCCGTCACCGAAACTGGAGGACTTCCTAGGTGGTGCAACTATAGAAAGCCATCAGTACAGTAGCCATGAAAGGGAAGCTATGGCCTTAAGCCTAGACAGCTTGTACTACCATCAAAACTCAGAGCCATCAACTAATAGACAACATTCGCTGGACCTTCACGAACCATTTAGGCAGCAAGACCAGCAGTTTTCAGTTCAGCCCCACCCATACTATTCTGGAATAGCATTCCAAGGTCTATATCAGGCCCCACTGGAGGGGGAAACCAAGGGTACTCAGCTTGCAGATTGTAATTCACATATTCCTCAAATGGGAGACGATGAATTGCCTTGCTTAAAAAACTGGGTTGCTAGACACTATTCCTCCCAAAGTGCACTGGAGCAGCAGATTAATAGTAGTATGGTTAATGATGGCGGGTCTTCTTGTTCTGTTAGTGCTTTGGGCTGTGGGGATTTACAGTCTCTCAGCTTGTCTATGAGTCCTGGTTCGCAGTCAAGCTGCATTACAGCTCCGAGGCAGATCTCTCCTACTGGCGCTGAATGTGCGGCCATAGAAACGAAGAAGCGAGGTCCTGCAAAAGTGGGTCAAAAACAACCTGTTCATAGGAAGTCTATTGACACATTTGGCCAAAGAACATCACAGTATAGAGGTGTTACGAG GCACAGATGGACTGGTAGATATGAAGCCCATCTCTGGGACAATAGCTGTAAGAAGGAGGGCCAGACCAGGAAAGGAAGGCAAG TTTATCTGG GGGGTTATGATATGGAAGAGAAAGCTGCAAGGGCTTATGATCTTGCTGCCCTCAAGTACTGGGGACCTTCAACCCATATAAATTTTCCG ttAGAAAATTACCAGGAGGAACTTGAAGAAATGAAGAATATGAGCCGCCAGGAATATGTTGCGCATTTGCGAAG AAAAAGTAGCGGGTTTTCTAGGGGGGCCTCGATCTACAGAGGAGTAACGAG ACATCACCAGCATGGAAGATGGCAAGCAAGGATAGGCAGGGTTGCAGGAAACAAGGACCTTTATCTTGGGACTTTCA gTACCCAAGAGGAAGCTGCTGAAGCTTATGATATTGCTGCGATCAAATTTCGTGGGGTTAATGCCGTGACTAACTTTAACATAACAAGATATGATGTTGATAGGATCATGGCCAGCAACACTCTTCTAGCAGGAGAGCTAGCCAGGAGAAACCGAGATACGGAATCTAGCATTGAGGCCATTAATTATAACTCATCAACACACGACAATGGTGTTCCATACCAGTCATCGCAGGAACCGTCAAATGCCTGCGGAGAATCACTTGATCAGAAGTCGATGAGTTCTGGAAATTATCGAGGTTCTTCTTTCTCAGTGGCATTGCAAAATCTTATTGGTATCGATCATTCAGTGAACTCTAGCCAGCTAGTGGTAGATGAATCAGCCAAGCTAGGGACTCTTCTCTCTAACCCCTCATCGTTGGTGACCAGTTTGAGCAGTTCTAGAGAACCTAGCCCCGATAAGACTGCCACCACTATGTTCTTCGCTAAACCTCCACTGGCATCAAAGTTCGTTAGCCCTACAACTAGCGTCACTCCTTGGTTCCAAGCTGCCCAATTGCGGCCAGCGGCAATCCCCATGTCTCACTTGCCAGTTTTTGCTGCATGGAATGATACCTGA
- the LOC133692543 gene encoding transcription factor bHLH74-like isoform X2, translating into MDGSGDSNDDLGYQNRGESVMNCPSSGMNTNPFYVSAWDPVVSLSQPGNFGGSSIVSQSGFSNSPFPIVMENPGISNLVHYPSGSGFVELVPKFPGFGSGNFSEMVGSLGLTECGQITHTGCPPNYNKEANNAQHQEDQQLSEETSIGASPNGKRRKRVPESNSPLDPNKNTDGELRKDLSGESCDIAKELAEKTQKTEQNPGPNLRGKQAAKQAKDDTQSGEVPKENYFHVRARRGQATNSHSLAERVRREKISERMRMLQELVPGCNKITGKAVMLDEIINYVQSLQQQVEFLSMKLATVNPELQIDVERILSKDILHSRGGNAAILGFSPGISSHPYSHRIFQPGIQVIPNSNPQFSPAPHAVLDNELQSYFQMGFDSSSAIDNLGPNARLKPEL; encoded by the exons ATGGATGGTAGCGGTGATAGTAATGATGATTTAGGATATCAAAATAGAGGTGAGAGTGTTATGAATTGTCCATCTTCAGGAATGAACACAAACCCCTTCTATGTTTCTGCTTGGGATCCAGTAGTTTCACTAAGCCAGCCTGGGAATTTTGGTGGTTCATCAATAGTTTCTCAAAGTGGGTTTTCCAATTCTCCTTTCCCAATTGTAATGGAAAACCCAGGTATTAGTAACCTTGTTCATTACCCATCTGGTTCAGGCTTTGTTGAGCTGGTGCCAAAGTTTCCTGGCTTTGGAAGTGGGAATTTCTCAGAAATGGTTGGCTCTCTTGGCCTGACCGAGTGTGGTCAGATTACTCATACTGGGTGCCCTCCAAATTACAACAAGGAGGCAAACAATGCTCAACATCAGGAAGATCAGCAATTATCAGAAGAGACAAGTATAGGAGCTTCACCAaatggaaagagaagaaaacgagTACCCGAGTCTAATTCTCCTTTGGATCCAAACAAG AATACTGATGGAGAGTTACGAAAGGATCTTTCTGGAGAGAGTTGTGATATTGCAAAAGAACTGGCtgaaaagacacaaaaaactGAACAAAACCCCGGTCCTAATTTGCGGGGCAAACAGGCAGCTAAACAAGCTAAAGACGATACTCAAAGTGGAGAAGTTCCTAAAGAGAATTACTTTCATGTGAGAGCCAGAAGGGGTCAGGCTACCAATAGTCACAGCCTTGCAGAGAGG gtgagaagagaaaagatCAGCGAGCGGATGAGAATGCTACAAGAACTTGTCCCAGGATGCAATAAG ATTACTGGAAAGGCAGTAATGCTTGATGAGATTATCAACTATGTGCAATCATTGCAACAGCAAGTTGAG TTTTTGTCAATGAAACTTGCCACTGTAAATCCGGAACTGCAAATTGATGTTGAGAGGATTCTATCTAAAGAT ATCCTTCATTCACGTGGTGGCAATGCAGCTATTCTAGGATTCAGTCCCGGGATAAGCTCACACCCGTATTCGCATAGAATTTTTCAACCCGGCATACAAGTCATTCCAAATTCCAATCCACAATTTTCTCCAGCACCTCAT GCTGTATTAGATAATGAGCTCCAGAGCTATTTCCAAATGGGATTTGATTCCAGTTCAGCTATTGACAATTTAGGACCGAATG CACGTTTGAAACCGGAGCTCTGA
- the LOC133692543 gene encoding transcription factor bHLH74-like isoform X1 produces MDGSGDSNDDLGYQNRGESVMNCPSSGMNTNPFYVSAWDPVVSLSQPGNFGGSSIVSQSGFSNSPFPIVMENPGISNLVHYPSGSGFVELVPKFPGFGSGNFSEMVGSLGLTECGQITHTGCPPNYNKEANNAQHQEDQQLSEETSIGASPNGKRRKRVPESNSPLDPNKNTDGELRKDLSGESCDIAKELAEKTQKTEQNPGPNLRGKQAAKQAKDDTQSGEVPKENYFHVRARRGQATNSHSLAERVRREKISERMRMLQELVPGCNKITGKAVMLDEIINYVQSLQQQVEFLSMKLATVNPELQIDVERILSKDILHSRGGNAAILGFSPGISSHPYSHRIFQPGIQVIPNSNPQFSPAPHAVLDNELQSYFQMGFDSSSAIDNLGPNAARLKPEL; encoded by the exons ATGGATGGTAGCGGTGATAGTAATGATGATTTAGGATATCAAAATAGAGGTGAGAGTGTTATGAATTGTCCATCTTCAGGAATGAACACAAACCCCTTCTATGTTTCTGCTTGGGATCCAGTAGTTTCACTAAGCCAGCCTGGGAATTTTGGTGGTTCATCAATAGTTTCTCAAAGTGGGTTTTCCAATTCTCCTTTCCCAATTGTAATGGAAAACCCAGGTATTAGTAACCTTGTTCATTACCCATCTGGTTCAGGCTTTGTTGAGCTGGTGCCAAAGTTTCCTGGCTTTGGAAGTGGGAATTTCTCAGAAATGGTTGGCTCTCTTGGCCTGACCGAGTGTGGTCAGATTACTCATACTGGGTGCCCTCCAAATTACAACAAGGAGGCAAACAATGCTCAACATCAGGAAGATCAGCAATTATCAGAAGAGACAAGTATAGGAGCTTCACCAaatggaaagagaagaaaacgagTACCCGAGTCTAATTCTCCTTTGGATCCAAACAAG AATACTGATGGAGAGTTACGAAAGGATCTTTCTGGAGAGAGTTGTGATATTGCAAAAGAACTGGCtgaaaagacacaaaaaactGAACAAAACCCCGGTCCTAATTTGCGGGGCAAACAGGCAGCTAAACAAGCTAAAGACGATACTCAAAGTGGAGAAGTTCCTAAAGAGAATTACTTTCATGTGAGAGCCAGAAGGGGTCAGGCTACCAATAGTCACAGCCTTGCAGAGAGG gtgagaagagaaaagatCAGCGAGCGGATGAGAATGCTACAAGAACTTGTCCCAGGATGCAATAAG ATTACTGGAAAGGCAGTAATGCTTGATGAGATTATCAACTATGTGCAATCATTGCAACAGCAAGTTGAG TTTTTGTCAATGAAACTTGCCACTGTAAATCCGGAACTGCAAATTGATGTTGAGAGGATTCTATCTAAAGAT ATCCTTCATTCACGTGGTGGCAATGCAGCTATTCTAGGATTCAGTCCCGGGATAAGCTCACACCCGTATTCGCATAGAATTTTTCAACCCGGCATACAAGTCATTCCAAATTCCAATCCACAATTTTCTCCAGCACCTCAT GCTGTATTAGATAATGAGCTCCAGAGCTATTTCCAAATGGGATTTGATTCCAGTTCAGCTATTGACAATTTAGGACCGAATG CAGCACGTTTGAAACCGGAGCTCTGA